Part of the Brevibacillus brevis genome is shown below.
GGATCGCTGACGTCATCAGCAAGCCGGGGGAGGAATGGACGACCAATTCGGGGGGGACGGAATTTGCCTACCTCGAAAATGACACGATGCTGGTAGCCAAAATGAACTACTTGCCGCGAATACGCCCCGAACTGGGAGAACAAAGGCTGTAGGGTTGAGTGAAGAGGAGGAACGGATGTGGGGATAGGAATTGTCGTAACTTCTGGTAAAGGCGGCGTGGGAAAGACGACCACTTCCGCAAATTTGGGCACAGCTCTCGCATTGCTGGGTCAAAAGGTGTGCATGGTCGATACCGACATCGGGCTGCGCAATCTGGACGTCGTCATGGGCCTCGAGAACCGCATCATCTATGACCTGGTGGACGTTGCGGAGGGCGCATGCCGTCTGCCGCAGGCGCTGATCAAGGACAAGCGCTTCGAGAACCTGGCGCTGTTGCCTGCTGCCCAGACCAAGGACAAGTCAGCGGTATCGCCGGAGCAAATGAATGAAATCGTCACGCAATTGAAGCGGGAATACGACTATGTGATCATCGACTGCCCGGCCGGAATCGAGCAAGGGTTCCGCAATGCCGTGGCGGGCGCGGACCAAGCCATCGTTGTCACGACGCCGGAAAAGGCCGCTGTACGCGATGCCGACCGCATCATCGGCCTTTTGGAGCGCGAAAAGGTCGGAATGCCCAAGCTCGTCATCAACCGCGTGCGCTCGCATATGGTGAAAAATGGTGATATGCTGGATGTCGAGGACATCTTGGATTTATTGGCGATTGACTTGATTGGTGTCGTGCCCGATGATGATCATGTCATCAAATCGGCCAACCAGGGAGAGCCGGCCGTGATGAACCACGAGTCGCGCGCTTCCATCGCCTATCGCAATATTGCCCGCAGACTGTTGGGCGAGGCTGTACCGTTGCAGCCATTAGAAGAAAAAGTTGGCGTGTTTCATCGCATGCGCAAGTTCTTTGGATTGAAATAGGCTAGGCATGGCTCCCGTCTGCAAAGGTGGGAGCCACGTTTTCTAGGAGGACGAGTATGGACCTGGAAAAACGACATCTGAAAACTGTCGACTGGACCATCATCATGATTATGGCGGGACTGGGAGTGTTCAGCTACTTGGGCATTGCCGGTTCGGCCGCAGGCGTCGATAAGGCGCAACAGCAGGTAATCTGGTATATCGTAGGGTTCATCGTGCTCGGCGGTACTCTCCTGTTTGACTATCGGCTGTTTTTCAACCTGTCGT
Proteins encoded:
- the minD gene encoding septum site-determining protein MinD; this encodes MGIGIVVTSGKGGVGKTTTSANLGTALALLGQKVCMVDTDIGLRNLDVVMGLENRIIYDLVDVAEGACRLPQALIKDKRFENLALLPAAQTKDKSAVSPEQMNEIVTQLKREYDYVIIDCPAGIEQGFRNAVAGADQAIVVTTPEKAAVRDADRIIGLLEREKVGMPKLVINRVRSHMVKNGDMLDVEDILDLLAIDLIGVVPDDDHVIKSANQGEPAVMNHESRASIAYRNIARRLLGEAVPLQPLEEKVGVFHRMRKFFGLK